A single Ignavibacteriales bacterium DNA region contains:
- a CDS encoding twin-arginine translocase TatA/TatE family subunit, with translation MPNLGFTEILIIVGIIMLLFGAKKIPELAQGLGKGIKEFKKAVKDPAENNSDDSKKEIKDK, from the coding sequence ATGCCTAATCTTGGCTTTACAGAAATACTTATCATAGTCGGTATCATCATGCTGCTGTTCGGAGCAAAAAAGATTCCGGAACTGGCACAGGGACTTGGTAAAGGTATCAAGGAATTTAAAAAAGCAGTTAAAGATCCTGCTGAAAACAATTCTGATGATTCAAAAAAAGAGATCAAAGATAAATAA
- a CDS encoding methyltransferase domain-containing protein — protein sequence MSEWFDTWFETSEYLEIYSHRNEEDAEKLSNLISSQIPGDGNKSVLDLCCGAGRHSLLFAKKGFSVTGIDLSANLLDHARHRAAAENLKVNFIRSDIRNLDYFNSFDIIVNLFTSFGYFESDEQNFSILRAINNALKPEGWFIIDFFNADYLRNNLVPQSYRKYENYAIEQRRSISQNRVIKEIKITDAQNVRRYFESVRLYTPDELTSALESEGLTMKKIFGDYSGNPLTKASERLIIFAQKS from the coding sequence ATGAGTGAATGGTTTGATACGTGGTTTGAAACTTCAGAGTATCTTGAAATTTACAGCCACAGAAATGAAGAGGACGCAGAGAAATTATCAAATTTGATAAGTTCACAGATACCAGGTGATGGTAATAAAAGTGTGCTTGACCTTTGCTGCGGTGCTGGCCGGCATTCTTTGCTTTTTGCCAAAAAAGGTTTTAGTGTAACGGGAATTGATCTCAGTGCAAATCTGCTCGATCATGCACGTCACCGTGCTGCTGCGGAGAATCTGAAGGTTAATTTTATCCGCAGTGATATAAGAAATCTTGATTATTTCAACTCGTTTGACATCATTGTTAATCTGTTCACCAGTTTTGGCTATTTTGAATCCGATGAACAGAATTTTTCTATTCTCCGGGCAATAAATAATGCACTTAAACCTGAGGGGTGGTTTATAATTGACTTCTTTAATGCAGATTATTTAAGAAATAACCTGGTCCCTCAGAGTTATAGGAAGTATGAGAATTATGCTATCGAACAGCGCCGTTCTATTTCTCAAAACAGAGTGATTAAGGAAATCAAAATTACAGATGCGCAAAACGTCAGACGTTATTTTGAATCAGTCAGGTTATATACTCCTGATGAACTTACAAGTGCTCTTGAATCTGAGGGGTTAACCATGAAAAAAATATTCGGTGATTATTCTGGTAATCCGTTAACTAAAGCATCTGAAAGACTGATTATATTTGCTCAAAAAAGTTAG
- a CDS encoding YbaB/EbfC family nucleoid-associated protein produces MKGGFPGMPNMMKQIQKMQEDIAKAQQQLGNLTVSEEAGGGMIKATVNGNKELISLVIDPSVINAEEKEILEDLVVAAVNKAIASATKLAEEEMQKVTKGMLPPGLNIPGF; encoded by the coding sequence ATGAAAGGCGGATTCCCCGGAATGCCCAACATGATGAAACAGATTCAAAAAATGCAGGAAGACATAGCTAAAGCACAGCAACAGCTTGGAAACCTGACGGTCAGCGAAGAGGCTGGTGGCGGTATGATTAAGGCTACAGTAAATGGCAACAAGGAACTTATTTCGCTTGTGATTGATCCGAGTGTTATTAATGCAGAGGAAAAAGAAATACTCGAAGATCTGGTGGTTGCCGCAGTTAACAAGGCAATTGCTTCAGCTACAAAACTTGCTGAAGAAGAGATGCAAAAAGTGACTAAGGGAATGCTCCCTCCCGGACTCAATATCCCCGGATTCTGA
- the gatA gene encoding Asp-tRNA(Asn)/Glu-tRNA(Gln) amidotransferase subunit GatA has product MLPYRSIAEKQEQIRSGNLSLKDNVSFYLNRIEKLRHLNAFTEVFENEALEAAELAEKKINAGKHGKLAGAVIAIKDVLSIEGKTLTCCSEILKNFKAVYTATSVQKLIAEDAIIIGKTSCDEFAMGSSNENSAFGPVRNPYNPEYVPGGSSGGSAAAVAAHMCDAALGTDTGGSIRQPAAYCGIFGLKPTYSRVSRYGLTAFASSLDSVGPLSRSVKDSALLLEVISGFDRNDSTSVTKEISPVYPIPENKSTFTIGLPVEYLTADLNPEIRNKVNQAAFELREAGHRIVEVSLPHTPFAIAVYYILATAEASSNLARFDGVRYGYREDSARNPQEMYTASRSKGFGTEVKRRIMLGTYVLSSGYYDAYYRKAQQVRQKIAGDFKKVFSEVDLLLTPTTPGTAFKIGEKNDDPLEMYLSDIYTTSANLAGIPAMSIPFGKAENGLPLGIQLLADQFNEGYILQAAMNFNKP; this is encoded by the coding sequence TTGCTCCCCTACAGATCCATTGCTGAAAAACAGGAACAGATAAGAAGCGGTAATCTTTCGCTGAAAGATAATGTATCCTTTTATCTAAACCGCATTGAAAAGCTGAGACATCTGAATGCGTTCACTGAAGTTTTTGAAAATGAAGCATTAGAAGCCGCGGAATTGGCAGAAAAGAAAATTAACGCTGGCAAACATGGAAAACTGGCAGGTGCGGTTATCGCAATTAAAGATGTCTTATCAATCGAGGGCAAAACTCTGACCTGCTGCTCAGAGATACTTAAAAATTTTAAAGCTGTTTATACAGCAACTTCCGTACAAAAACTAATAGCTGAAGACGCAATCATCATTGGCAAGACCTCTTGTGATGAGTTTGCGATGGGATCTTCTAATGAGAATTCAGCGTTCGGACCAGTTCGAAATCCATATAATCCAGAGTATGTCCCAGGCGGGTCAAGCGGTGGTTCAGCAGCAGCAGTTGCCGCGCATATGTGTGATGCTGCACTAGGAACCGATACCGGTGGATCAATAAGGCAGCCGGCCGCCTATTGTGGTATATTCGGCCTCAAGCCAACCTATTCCAGAGTTTCCAGGTACGGTCTGACAGCATTTGCTTCTTCTTTGGATTCAGTCGGACCTTTAAGCAGATCGGTTAAAGACAGTGCCCTGCTGCTTGAAGTGATATCTGGTTTCGACCGCAATGATTCAACATCCGTTACAAAGGAAATTTCTCCCGTATATCCAATTCCGGAAAATAAAAGCACTTTTACCATCGGATTGCCTGTCGAGTATCTCACAGCTGACCTAAACCCTGAAATCAGAAACAAGGTAAACCAGGCAGCTTTTGAACTCAGAGAAGCCGGTCACCGTATTGTAGAGGTTTCTCTCCCCCACACTCCGTTTGCAATTGCTGTATATTATATACTTGCCACTGCCGAAGCTTCGTCAAATCTTGCTCGCTTTGATGGTGTACGATACGGATACAGAGAGGATTCAGCCCGGAATCCCCAGGAGATGTACACTGCATCCCGCTCAAAAGGATTCGGAACAGAGGTAAAACGGAGGATCATGCTTGGTACCTACGTCCTTTCTTCCGGTTATTATGACGCATATTACCGAAAAGCGCAGCAGGTCAGACAAAAAATCGCGGGTGATTTTAAGAAGGTCTTTTCAGAAGTGGATTTGTTATTAACCCCGACCACACCCGGTACCGCGTTTAAAATCGGCGAAAAGAATGATGATCCGCTTGAGATGTATCTCAGTGATATCTATACAACCTCAGCTAATCTTGCGGGTATTCCGGCCATGAGTATTCCCTTCGGAAAAGCTGAAAACGGTCTGCCCTTGGGTATACAACTGCTTGCTGATCAGTTTAATGAGGGGTATATACTTCAGGCAGCAATGAATTTCAATAAACCATAA
- the purQ gene encoding phosphoribosylformylglycinamidine synthase subunit PurQ gives MNAGVVVFPGSNCDHDAFDALSRFDNVTSEFIWHKDTFTGHYDLIILPGGFSYGDYLRSGAIAGLSPVMQSVKNAAGEGTIIIGICNGFQILCEAGLLPGALNTNKALKFICSDQYLRVEHSNSLFTALYSKGEVVNFPIAHGEGNYTASAEIIEQLERENRILFRYSDKKGNTGPDTNPNGSANNIAGIINTEGNVLGLMPHPERNADLLLGTADGLRLFTSVINSLSEKKVQHA, from the coding sequence ATAAACGCAGGAGTTGTTGTTTTTCCGGGATCGAACTGCGATCACGATGCCTTTGATGCACTCTCCAGATTTGACAACGTGACATCTGAGTTTATCTGGCACAAGGATACTTTTACCGGTCATTATGATCTAATCATCCTGCCGGGCGGATTCTCCTACGGAGATTATCTCCGATCCGGAGCCATTGCAGGTCTTTCACCCGTTATGCAATCTGTTAAAAATGCAGCTGGTGAAGGAACAATAATCATCGGTATTTGCAACGGGTTTCAGATACTTTGTGAAGCCGGACTGCTCCCGGGAGCTCTCAACACTAATAAGGCACTTAAATTCATCTGTTCTGATCAGTATCTTCGTGTTGAGCACAGTAATTCACTATTCACTGCCCTTTATTCAAAGGGAGAGGTTGTTAATTTTCCAATTGCTCACGGTGAGGGTAATTATACTGCATCAGCTGAAATAATTGAACAACTGGAAAGAGAAAACAGAATTCTTTTCAGGTATTCCGACAAAAAAGGAAACACCGGGCCGGATACAAATCCAAACGGATCAGCTAACAATATTGCGGGTATCATCAACACCGAAGGAAATGTTCTCGGACTTATGCCTCATCCGGAAAGAAATGCTGATTTACTTCTGGGAACCGCAGACGGACTCAGATTATTTACTTCCGTAATTAATTCACTTTCAGAGAAAAAGGTACAACATGCCTAA
- the pssA gene encoding CDP-diacylglycerol--serine O-phosphatidyltransferase, which produces MRKQAYRRIIPNFFTLLSMFFGFYSMILASNGRFRDAAWVIIIAAILDALDGLSARLLKSGSEFGVELDSLADVISFGAAPSFLIYHAVFEKFGIWGIIFASLMMLAGGFRLARFNSELTDYDKKSFSGLPIPSSAITLASFIFLSENAGLIREEFVAWSFPLVVGLSILMVSRIKYETLPKLSVEGVKDKPFHFLFLLAGLVTTIFWGAGMIFYFFIFVILFGIFRELYYKLSAPHSNSELSER; this is translated from the coding sequence ATGAGAAAACAGGCATACCGCAGAATTATACCCAATTTTTTTACTCTGCTGAGTATGTTTTTCGGGTTTTATTCCATGATTCTTGCCTCAAATGGCAGATTCCGGGATGCTGCCTGGGTGATCATTATCGCTGCAATTTTAGATGCTCTTGATGGACTAAGTGCCCGGCTGCTGAAATCCGGCAGTGAATTTGGGGTTGAACTCGATTCTCTGGCGGATGTCATTAGTTTTGGGGCTGCTCCTTCGTTTTTAATTTACCATGCAGTATTCGAGAAATTTGGCATCTGGGGTATAATCTTTGCATCGCTGATGATGCTGGCAGGTGGCTTCCGGCTTGCAAGATTTAATTCAGAACTTACTGATTATGATAAAAAGAGTTTCAGCGGGCTTCCGATTCCCAGTTCGGCAATTACCCTGGCTTCATTCATTTTTTTGAGCGAGAACGCCGGATTGATCAGGGAAGAGTTTGTTGCCTGGAGTTTTCCATTGGTGGTTGGATTGTCCATACTTATGGTGAGCAGAATCAAGTATGAGACTTTACCGAAGCTTTCAGTTGAGGGCGTTAAGGATAAACCATTTCATTTTTTATTCCTTCTTGCCGGCCTGGTTACGACCATCTTTTGGGGAGCAGGCATGATTTTTTATTTCTTCATTTTTGTGATTCTCTTCGGTATTTTCAGAGAACTGTATTATAAATTATCAGCTCCGCACAGTAATTCGGAGCTATCAGAGAGGTAG
- a CDS encoding SLBB domain-containing protein — translation MTIRNIIVFLVLVLLHSTQLLAQDQNTIIGSPLNNRIQSQGAYYDYSNPEMINIKVNIWGNVRFPGQYLVPQSLNVIELITLAGGPTNDAKLDEIRLYRMKADSTYDIIPLDYENILWGRDDVNIKKVMGILPGDVLVFPGEPRWYLRDYLSLGFSTLSALISVTLLIYQITK, via the coding sequence ATGACAATCAGAAATATTATTGTTTTTCTGGTACTTGTGTTGTTACATTCAACGCAATTGCTGGCTCAAGACCAAAATACAATAATTGGCAGTCCACTAAATAACCGGATTCAGAGCCAGGGAGCATATTATGACTATTCCAATCCTGAAATGATTAATATCAAGGTCAATATCTGGGGAAATGTACGATTCCCCGGTCAATACCTGGTTCCCCAGTCTCTTAATGTAATAGAATTAATTACACTTGCGGGTGGTCCAACTAACGATGCAAAACTGGATGAAATTCGTCTCTACCGCATGAAAGCGGATTCAACCTACGATATTATTCCCCTTGATTACGAAAATATACTCTGGGGCAGAGATGATGTAAACATTAAAAAGGTGATGGGCATATTACCGGGAGATGTTCTAGTTTTCCCGGGAGAACCGCGATGGTATCTCAGAGATTATTTATCCCTCGGCTTTTCTACGTTATCGGCTTTAATTTCGGTAACGCTTTTAATTTATCAGATAACCAAGTAA
- the ndk gene encoding nucleoside-diphosphate kinase: protein MSNRTLAIIKPDGVRKNVVGKIIAQITEAGFKVKGMKLVRLSKESAQAFYEVHKERPFYGELVDFMTSGPVVPIALEKENAVADFRKLIGATDPAQADEGTIRKLFASSKAENAIHGSDSDENAALEISHFFSRNELL, encoded by the coding sequence TTGTCAAACAGAACCCTGGCTATCATTAAACCCGATGGCGTCAGAAAAAATGTTGTAGGAAAGATTATTGCTCAGATTACTGAAGCAGGATTCAAAGTAAAAGGAATGAAACTCGTCCGCCTGAGCAAAGAGTCAGCCCAGGCATTTTATGAAGTGCATAAAGAAAGACCATTTTACGGTGAATTGGTTGATTTCATGACCTCCGGGCCAGTGGTACCTATTGCACTTGAAAAAGAAAATGCAGTAGCTGATTTCAGAAAACTGATCGGCGCTACCGATCCTGCACAGGCAGATGAAGGAACCATCAGAAAGTTATTTGCCAGTTCAAAGGCGGAAAATGCTATTCACGGTTCTGATTCAGACGAAAATGCGGCACTTGAAATCTCACATTTCTTTTCACGCAATGAATTATTATAA
- a CDS encoding polysaccharide biosynthesis tyrosine autokinase, with protein sequence MNETETLSLKDYLNIIRLNLFPILLITLTTLTFSIIYAVTARNIYTSSASVKISQAKSNILEAPFFMESSGFGNDRVIANEIEILKNYDFRERVAQALIDSFKVYNDPSRFSILLQSSESGVPPQLITLSRLTDRLASVAIEQKRGLDIVTIKAESPSAWEAALIASTYASVYFKYDLEFNRNQLTVVRRFLEDQRKDKLNELNASEDILKAYQQQGGIIVLEEQASQLVGQLSQFESQKGMAEIELMASDKTLKKLKEELEKQDPEANAYIQSFSAETYLKTLQNEISKLELSRDLVSQNNKSGANGQLIEDYNRKIDNLKEKLNEKINVYKAGALASTPAEIKVAIQKIIDEEIKNSSLRITIQQLGVIISELEKKFNILPGSAIELARLQRKMQSLEKLYVLVEEKYQEAVINEQSQAGKVIVIENARPSDTHSKPNRILIIMIGLVMGLGVSVGYVFMKNYFDNTVKTPEDIQKRGENVLAWIPQIESSVTANGQNEFEFIVAKRPDSIPSEAFRALRTRIQFTRVDSNSFKTLLVTSSAPSEGKTMISGNLAGSIAQAGKKTIIVDCDLRKPRMHNFFKTNRFPGVVDYLFGQATFEEILRQSEIPDLHYITAGTIPPNPSEILGSDKMREFFEMLKSKYDLVIIDSPPIIAVSDSEILSQFVDATMLVVSANTTELELMEKALGIIKKEGINFIGIVLNNFVYKSTYGSYYKYYYYYTRPKKVEGPKLPGSVNS encoded by the coding sequence ATGAATGAAACAGAGACACTGAGTCTGAAAGATTATCTGAATATTATCAGACTGAATCTGTTTCCGATATTACTTATTACCTTAACGACTCTGACATTCTCGATTATATACGCGGTCACGGCAAGAAATATATATACGTCTTCTGCTTCCGTAAAAATTTCTCAGGCAAAGTCCAATATTCTTGAAGCTCCCTTTTTTATGGAATCATCAGGATTCGGAAATGACCGTGTGATTGCAAATGAGATTGAAATTCTTAAGAATTATGATTTCCGGGAGAGAGTAGCCCAGGCGCTTATTGACAGTTTTAAGGTATATAATGATCCTTCAAGATTTTCCATTCTTCTGCAATCATCTGAAAGCGGAGTGCCTCCTCAGCTGATTACCCTCTCCAGACTGACAGACAGACTTGCTTCTGTGGCTATTGAGCAAAAGAGGGGACTTGATATCGTCACCATTAAAGCTGAATCGCCATCTGCCTGGGAAGCTGCTCTGATAGCAAGTACCTATGCTTCCGTTTACTTCAAGTACGACCTTGAATTTAACCGAAACCAGTTAACGGTCGTTCGCAGATTTCTGGAAGATCAGAGGAAAGATAAATTAAATGAACTGAATGCTTCTGAAGATATACTTAAAGCATATCAGCAGCAGGGGGGGATCATCGTTCTCGAAGAACAGGCCTCTCAACTGGTCGGCCAGCTTTCTCAATTTGAATCTCAGAAGGGAATGGCAGAAATTGAACTTATGGCTTCTGACAAGACTCTGAAGAAGCTCAAGGAAGAACTGGAGAAACAGGATCCTGAAGCAAATGCTTATATTCAGAGTTTTTCTGCTGAAACCTATCTGAAAACTTTGCAAAATGAAATATCCAAGCTTGAACTGAGCAGAGACCTTGTTTCTCAGAATAATAAATCCGGAGCAAATGGTCAGCTAATTGAAGATTACAATCGTAAGATTGATAATCTTAAAGAAAAGCTCAATGAAAAAATTAATGTTTACAAGGCAGGAGCTCTTGCTTCGACACCCGCTGAAATAAAGGTTGCCATTCAGAAGATTATTGATGAAGAAATCAAAAACTCTTCACTGAGAATAACCATTCAACAGCTCGGAGTAATTATTAGTGAACTCGAAAAGAAGTTCAATATTCTTCCTGGCTCAGCAATTGAACTTGCAAGACTTCAGAGAAAAATGCAGTCACTTGAGAAACTTTATGTGCTGGTAGAAGAGAAGTATCAAGAGGCAGTGATAAATGAACAGTCACAGGCCGGTAAAGTAATTGTAATCGAGAACGCAAGGCCGTCAGACACTCACAGCAAACCAAACCGTATTCTTATCATTATGATAGGTCTGGTAATGGGACTTGGTGTTTCAGTGGGATATGTTTTCATGAAGAATTATTTTGATAATACGGTTAAAACACCAGAGGATATTCAGAAGCGCGGGGAGAATGTTCTGGCCTGGATTCCTCAGATTGAAAGTTCTGTAACCGCAAATGGCCAGAATGAGTTTGAATTTATCGTTGCGAAAAGGCCGGATTCCATCCCCAGCGAAGCTTTCAGAGCACTTAGAACACGTATTCAGTTTACCAGAGTTGACTCAAACAGTTTTAAGACACTATTGGTAACTTCCTCTGCGCCTTCAGAAGGTAAAACGATGATTTCAGGTAACCTCGCCGGAAGTATAGCTCAGGCAGGTAAGAAAACGATCATCGTTGACTGTGATCTTCGTAAACCTCGTATGCATAATTTCTTCAAGACAAACAGATTCCCCGGAGTGGTTGACTACTTGTTCGGTCAGGCAACATTTGAAGAGATACTCAGACAGTCAGAAATTCCTGACCTGCATTATATAACTGCAGGCACTATTCCTCCTAATCCATCAGAAATTCTCGGTTCCGATAAGATGAGGGAGTTTTTTGAAATGCTTAAATCTAAGTATGATTTGGTAATAATTGACTCACCACCGATCATCGCGGTTTCTGACTCAGAAATTCTTTCTCAGTTTGTGGATGCTACCATGCTTGTGGTTTCTGCTAATACCACAGAACTTGAACTCATGGAGAAAGCTCTCGGTATCATCAAAAAAGAAGGAATCAATTTTATCGGAATAGTTCTTAATAATTTTGTCTATAAGAGCACCTATGGCTCCTATTACAAATATTATTATTACTACACGCGTCCCAAGAAAGTTGAGGGACCTAAATTACCTGGTTCAGTTAACAGCTAA
- the tatB gene encoding twin-arginine translocase subunit TatB, producing MFSNIGTGEIIVIGLVILLVFGPKRLPEILRSFGKGLREVKKSMSEVENEIKKSMDTDDTPKNNNKNQG from the coding sequence ATGTTCTCTAACATCGGAACCGGTGAAATTATTGTCATCGGACTAGTTATTTTACTTGTTTTCGGACCAAAACGTCTGCCGGAAATTCTACGCAGTTTTGGTAAAGGACTTCGTGAGGTTAAAAAATCTATGTCAGAAGTTGAAAATGAAATCAAGAAATCCATGGATACTGATGACACCCCAAAAAACAATAACAAGAATCAAGGGTAA
- the purS gene encoding phosphoribosylformylglycinamidine synthase subunit PurS, translating to MYSVQVYVKRRKSILDPQGKAVEQGARLLGYEAISDVRVNKHIDFTINTDDEKEARALANDFCAKLLANPVMEEFQINLQKI from the coding sequence GTGTATTCGGTTCAGGTATATGTAAAAAGAAGAAAATCTATTTTAGACCCTCAGGGTAAGGCCGTTGAGCAAGGTGCCAGACTCCTTGGATATGAAGCCATTTCCGATGTCAGAGTGAATAAGCATATTGACTTTACCATCAATACCGATGATGAAAAAGAAGCCCGGGCGCTCGCTAATGATTTCTGTGCGAAACTGCTGGCAAATCCGGTTATGGAAGAATTTCAGATAAATCTGCAGAAAATATGA
- the sucD gene encoding succinate--CoA ligase subunit alpha, whose protein sequence is MSILVNRKTRLVVQGITGQEGSFHTEQMVAYGTNVVAGVTPGKGGETFNGVPVYNTVKDAVNYAKANTSVIFVPPAFAADAIMEAAEAGIKVIICITEGIPAADMIKAYHNIKDKGVVLIGPNCPGVISPGQAKVGIMPGFIHKAGKIGVVSRSGTLTYEAVKQLTDVGLGQSTCVGIGGDPVIGSKFADIVKLFNEDPDTHGIIMIGEIGGSAEEEAAAYIKKYVNKPVVGFIAGRTAPPGRRMGHAGAIISGGKGTATEKMHAMKKAGIKVVESPADMGVTMKKAIDELKSKSAMVKKAAPAKKAAAPKKTAVKKNSVKPVVKKSSATTAKKTVKKVSKKK, encoded by the coding sequence ATGAGTATATTAGTTAACAGAAAAACCCGCCTTGTTGTCCAGGGAATAACCGGACAAGAGGGCTCGTTCCATACCGAACAAATGGTCGCTTATGGAACTAACGTTGTTGCAGGTGTTACTCCCGGTAAAGGAGGAGAAACTTTCAACGGCGTTCCCGTATATAATACCGTTAAAGACGCGGTCAATTACGCAAAAGCAAATACTTCCGTGATTTTTGTTCCTCCTGCTTTCGCGGCTGATGCTATCATGGAAGCAGCCGAAGCCGGCATCAAGGTTATTATCTGTATAACCGAAGGTATTCCCGCAGCTGATATGATAAAAGCTTATCACAATATAAAGGATAAAGGAGTAGTTCTTATCGGACCAAACTGTCCGGGCGTAATTTCCCCTGGTCAGGCGAAAGTCGGAATTATGCCGGGTTTCATTCACAAAGCAGGTAAAATTGGAGTTGTTTCAAGAAGCGGAACATTAACCTATGAAGCAGTAAAACAGTTAACCGATGTCGGACTTGGGCAGTCAACCTGTGTTGGTATCGGAGGCGACCCGGTAATCGGATCAAAGTTCGCTGATATCGTAAAGCTCTTTAACGAAGATCCTGATACTCACGGCATTATTATGATTGGTGAAATTGGCGGAAGTGCTGAAGAAGAAGCAGCCGCATACATCAAGAAATATGTAAACAAACCGGTTGTCGGATTTATTGCCGGAAGAACAGCACCTCCCGGCAGAAGAATGGGACACGCAGGCGCGATCATTTCCGGCGGTAAAGGCACCGCAACTGAAAAAATGCACGCGATGAAGAAAGCAGGCATCAAAGTAGTTGAGAGCCCTGCTGATATGGGTGTTACCATGAAAAAAGCCATTGATGAACTGAAGTCAAAATCTGCTATGGTTAAAAAAGCTGCTCCCGCTAAAAAGGCTGCTGCCCCCAAAAAGACAGCTGTTAAAAAGAACAGTGTTAAACCTGTAGTAAAAAAGTCATCGGCAACAACAGCAAAAAAGACTGTAAAAAAAGTAAGCAAGAAAAAATAG
- a CDS encoding phosphatidylserine decarboxylase family protein, giving the protein MTKYGYSTMGVVFALCFILILAGIWAENPILKYSLFVFTGLLTIFTLNFFRDPERNTPSAKDVIVSPADGKVIIIKEIEEPNFIKGKATQISVFMSPLNVHVNRIPVDGSVNYVKYHKGQYIAAFEDKASEVNERSEIALDSKLGKVLFTQVAGFVARRIVYDLKAGDQVIMGKRFGMIKFGSRVDVWVGEGFSTQVKVGDIVKAGETVLYKAEKPAQ; this is encoded by the coding sequence ATGACAAAATACGGCTATTCGACCATGGGAGTGGTTTTTGCCCTATGTTTTATCCTGATACTCGCTGGTATCTGGGCAGAAAATCCTATTCTCAAATACTCGCTTTTCGTTTTTACAGGGCTTTTAACCATTTTCACCCTGAATTTTTTCCGTGACCCTGAAAGAAATACTCCCTCCGCAAAGGACGTAATTGTCTCCCCTGCTGATGGAAAAGTCATTATCATTAAAGAGATTGAAGAACCCAATTTCATTAAGGGAAAAGCCACACAGATTTCTGTTTTTATGTCCCCTCTGAACGTCCATGTCAACCGCATCCCGGTTGACGGCTCAGTTAACTATGTCAAATACCACAAAGGTCAGTACATTGCTGCTTTTGAAGACAAGGCGTCAGAGGTAAATGAACGTTCGGAGATAGCTTTGGATTCAAAACTTGGAAAAGTTCTCTTTACTCAGGTTGCCGGATTCGTTGCAAGAAGAATAGTATACGACCTTAAGGCCGGTGATCAGGTTATCATGGGGAAAAGGTTTGGCATGATCAAATTTGGCAGCCGCGTGGATGTCTGGGTTGGAGAAGGTTTCTCGACCCAGGTCAAAGTCGGTGATATCGTAAAAGCAGGCGAAACCGTGCTTTATAAGGCAGAAAAGCCGGCTCAATGA
- the recR gene encoding recombination protein RecR, with the protein MLIAEPLQKMIEEFAKFPGIGKKSAQRLAMYLFRSKDPDFQKFLDAVQSLKRDLHSCNICYNITEKEICSICSSEKRDKSVICVVEEAGDILHIERANEFRGVYHVLGGVLMPLKGIYKEELRIKELLERVMVGNVLEVILALNPDTEGDTTSLMLMKELENFPIKVTRLARGIPIGGDLEFSDDATIGRAMAGRITVK; encoded by the coding sequence ATTTTGATTGCTGAGCCGCTTCAGAAAATGATCGAGGAATTTGCAAAATTCCCGGGAATTGGAAAAAAATCAGCCCAGCGATTGGCCATGTATCTTTTTCGCAGTAAAGATCCTGATTTTCAGAAGTTTTTAGATGCTGTTCAGTCATTAAAGCGGGATTTACATTCATGTAATATCTGCTATAATATCACTGAAAAAGAGATTTGTTCAATCTGCAGCAGTGAAAAGAGAGATAAATCCGTTATTTGCGTTGTGGAAGAAGCAGGCGATATCCTGCACATTGAAAGAGCCAATGAGTTCAGGGGTGTCTATCACGTTCTGGGGGGAGTGCTGATGCCTCTGAAGGGAATTTATAAAGAAGAACTGAGAATTAAAGAACTCCTTGAGAGAGTAATGGTTGGGAATGTTCTTGAGGTGATTCTGGCATTAAATCCTGATACGGAGGGAGACACTACTTCACTAATGCTCATGAAAGAACTGGAGAATTTTCCGATTAAAGTTACCCGCCTGGCAAGGGGAATTCCAATAGGTGGCGATTTGGAATTTTCCGACGATGCCACCATTGGCAGAGCAATGGCAGGCCGGATTACCGTAAAATGA